One part of the Bombus terrestris chromosome 13, iyBomTerr1.2, whole genome shotgun sequence genome encodes these proteins:
- the LOC100650299 gene encoding uncharacterized protein LOC100650299: MYNRSTKFERRSVKKRKSWSSYFGSYISLISPTASINRFLGFLPYKLESSKLVYSKSYSIFSTISIIIYLTCASFGLYEVNVVLENLLTVTTKLHINFILCCGLMIFITNYIKSRSMIPVMNHVSNVSRILSSEIFCGVATRILIKDTLFLMPLVSHIPQVIYTNYIYSYICWYTSFGVVILTNLYTNNVYVLNACFKHINDSLMKMKVILVNDEPHLLRRVYHMQKNPILLTKLRALKKQHLETSEVVQLLNNTCSMQIEAMVTLMFIDITFNMYKYLILFNEIGKMRSFSFALMFTILYIVHIIITVSIVETTRSQMAKIGSSLHRILVHTFDEQVTTELELFSLQVLQKGNAFVMKGLVIDATLLAKMACGITTFLLILIQFLFVESC, translated from the exons ATGTATAATCGATCAACGAAATTCGAGAGAAGATCAGTTAAAAAGCGTAAATCATGGTCATCGTACTTCGGTAGTTACATATCGTTAATAAGCCCGACTGCTTCCATCAATCGTTTTTTGGGATTTTTACCATACAAACTCGAATCATCGAAACTCGTATACTCGAAATCATACTCCATTTTCTCTACAATCTCCATCATTATTTATTTGACCTGCGCATCTTTCGGCCTGTACGAAGTAAACGTTGTTTTAGAGAATTTGTTGACAGTGACAACTAAATtgcatataaattttatattatgctGTGGTCTCATGATTTTCATTACGAATTATATTAAAAGTAGGTCAATGATCCCAGTGATGAATCACGTCTCGAACGTTTCTCGTATACTGTCTTCAGAAATTTTTTGTGGAGTGGCTACAAGAATTCTGATAAAAGATACTCTGTTCCTGATGCCACTAGTGAGCCACATCCCACAAGTCATCTacacaaattatatttatagttaCATCTGTTGGTATACTTCTTTCGGTGTTGTCATACTGACTAACTTGTACACGAACAACGTGTATGTGCTAAATGCCTGTTTTAAACATATAAATGATTCTTTAATGAAAATGAAGGTAATTCTAGTCAATGATGAACCTCATCTACTCAGAAGAGTCTATCACATGCAGAAGAATCCTATATTGTTGACGAAACTGAGGGCTCTTAAAAAGCAACATCTAGAGACGAGCGAAGTCGTTCAGCTACTGAATAACACGTGTAGCATGCAGATCGAAGCCATGGTCACACTAATGTTCATCGATATTACATtcaatatgtacaaatatttaatctTGTTCAACGAAATAGGCAAGATGAGATCGTTCTCTTTTGCTCTTATGTTCACAATTCTTTACATCGTACACATAATTATAACAGTTTCGATAGTTGAAACTACCAGAAGCCAAATGGCAAAAATTGGCTCCAGCCTTCATCGAATTCTTGTACATACTTTCGACGAGCAAGTGACGACGGAG TTGGAGTTGTTTTCGTTGCAAGTGCTACAAAAGGGTAACGCGTTCGTGATGAAGGGGCTCGTAATAGATGCAACCCTTTTGGCAAAG ATGGCGTGCGGCATTACCacttttttgttaatattaatacaatTCTTATTCGTCGAATCTTGTTGA
- the LOC105667021 gene encoding uncharacterized protein LOC105667021, translating into MFSQPRKLEPRTNKKLKSSSLYFRSYTSLISPGASINRLMGFLPYKLESSKLVYSKSYFVFSTISMIIYSICVILSLFQVNFSSVQLPTLANKLHITLVFLCGPVIFISAYAKNQSMIRVIDGISNVSRVLSSETWHKVATRIVIKDILILTPYMCYVPVTIFYVNFIFGYICWYTFLGVNALISLYTNNVYVLNACFKHINDSLVQVKEILVNDEPHLLRRVYHMQKNPILLTKLRALKKQHLEMSEIVQLLNNTCSMQIEAMLTIMFIDITFNMYNYLSMRKEMGEVKSLTLTLGFAIYYIVHVIITVAVVEITRDQMQKTGCDVHRILVHTFDEQVTTEVR; encoded by the coding sequence ATGTTTAGTCAACCGCGGAAACTTGAACCAAGGACAAATAAAAAACTTAAATCATCGTCGTTATACTTCAGGAGTTACACGTCTTTAATAAGTCCCGGTGCTTCTATCAATCGTTTAATGGGATTTTTACCATACAAACTCGAATCATCGAAACTTGTGTATTCGAAATCATACTTTGTTTTCTCTACAATTTCTATGATTATTTATTCGATCTGCGTAATTCTTTCTCTGTTCCAAGTCAACTTTTCTTCTGTGCAGCTTCCAACACTTGCAAATAAGTTACATATTACTCTCGTATTTCTTTGTGGGCCTGTGATTTTCATCTCGGCTTATGCCAAAAATCAGTCAATGATCCGAGTGATCGATGGTATCTCGAATGTTTCTCGTGTACTGTCATCAGAAACTTGGCataaagtggctacaagaattgttataaaagataTCTTAATCCTGACACCATATATGTGCTACGTTCCAGTTACCATCTTCtacgtaaattttatttttggttATATCTGCTGGTATACTTTTCTCGGTGTCAACGCACTTATTAGTTTGTACACGAATAACGTATACGTGCTAAATGCCTGTTTTAAGCACATAAACGATTCTTTAGTGCAAGTGAAGGAAATTCTAGTTAATGATGAGCCTCATCTACTCAGGAGAGTCTATCATATGCAGAAGAATCCTATATTGTTGACGAAGTTGAGGGCTCTTAAAAAGCAACATCTAGAGATGAGCGAAATCGTTCAGCTACTGAATAATACGTGTAGCATGCAGATCGAGGCCATGTTAACAATAATGTTCATCGACATTACGTTCAATATGTACAATTATTTATCCATGCGCAAAGAAATGGGCGAAGTGAAATCGCTGACTCTTACTCTTGGCTTCGCGATTTATTACATCGTACATGTAATTATCACAGTTGCGGTCGTTGAAATTACCAGGGATCAAATGCAGAAAACTGGCTGCGACGTTCATCGAATTCTTGTACATACTTTCGACGAGCAGGTGACGACGGAGGTAAGATGA
- the LOC100649044 gene encoding structural maintenance of chromosomes protein 5, translating to MNNNDIDKGIITYIYLENFVTYDKVCVKPGRNLNVIIGPNGTGKSTIVCAIVLGLGGKPTTIGRATHVADYIKRGCEEAKIEIHLKNGKSNDIVIRRIFNKCGKSFWFLDNRQTGIKEIQELTASLNIQVDNLCQFLPQDKVQDFSKMNAQELLENTERSVCSPIIVERHKNLIQYRIDHKDLEKQIESKKKSLESKTQIYDSLKESVSSIKEKKLIKEKILHLKQKKAWILYEQKRKELVKLKDMKNAAQAKVAHLEAEIKPVNDAITEMKSEIQSLQTCLSDHKNKVKIKDMKLKKMMDNIVDYENDVKDCENSCKQRIQIEEARDHDIDIAQKQKKKLDNDLLLMLKDIGSEEILVKQRQEIISDIEKKRNIINMLISQASESKQKEDQLNLEIASQEAELQALNIGAKRLQLLRERSVDTYKAVQWLRENRNKFSNMIHEPILLNINVKEASYAKYLENIIPFRDMIAFVCEDKQDMNMLLHYLRDEQNLQVNVVHSDPAKDVSMNPIVPLQHIKQFGFTHYLVSLIEAPSTIMKYLVSMYNLNNIPIGNNQVDDNIDRIPNNIRCYFSQNNVYMVNRSKYTGEKSIGMQPVSGTGMLSIVLDRSRMLNIEEKLKILREKKNKESNKLKQLDEQVHEQNKELDKIKATRNKYQQDLQQIQTLKSKIYIVEKKVVDLQNGRTTVEEIKKSSTKEIKKIMEKQIKIYKAYNTELVESVECIMDSETTDYVLTLRNRSLRVKINNSQDLRERLKEAEDKVKQLGQELQPLKYEVQRIFNQALQTTNGISASDSAFAPIKKIFNKLPPTIEEINNELNIAQAKMFCMGNNIDGENILQEYEQVEQNINQLKDLIQSKTQELQKTTQNIELLRKEWLTPLSQTIEKINSNFSMYFSAMDCAGEVVLAQPENRMEFDQYGLKIRVKFRNTDQLQELTRYHQSGGERAVTTAIYMIALQELSRVPFRCVDEINQGMDAVNERRVFNLLVKMTGRANSSQYFLLTPKLLPDLQYSETVMVHCVFNGAFMINHTEFDTEKYCEFIVGAIERECTDDD from the exons ATGAATAATAACGATATTGATAAAGGAataattacttatatttatttagaaaatttcgt GACTTATGATAAAGTTTGTGTAAAACCTGGTAGAAACTTAAATGTTATTATTGGCCCTAATGGCACTGGTAAATCGACAATTGTTTGTGCGATTGTGCTTGGATTGGGAGGTAAACCTACCACCATTGGTCGAGCCACTCATGTCGCAGATTATATAAAAAGAGGATGTGAAGAAGCAAAGATTGAAATTCAtcttaaaaatggaaaaagcaACGATATTgttattcgaagaatatttaacaaatgCGGGAAATCTTTCTGGTTCCTTGATAATAGACAAACAGGTATTAAAGAAATACAGGAACTAACAGCAAGTCTTAACATACAG gTAGATAATCTTTGCCAATTTCTCCCACAAGATAAAGTACAAGATTTTTCAAAGATGAATGCACAAGAATTGTTAGAAAATACAGAAAGGTCTGTTTGTAGTCCCATTATAGTCGAACGTCACAAAAACTTGATACAATATAGGATAGACCATAAGGATTTAGAGAAACAAattgaaagtaaaaaaaagTCGCTAGAATCGAAAACTCAGATTTATGATAGTTTAAAAGAAAGTGTCAGtagtataaaagaaaagaaattaataaaggaGAAAATTTTACATTTGAAACAGAAGAAAGCATGGATACTATATGAACAAAAACGTAAAGAACTAGTTAAG TTAAAAGACATGAAGAATGCTGCACAAGCTAAAGTGGCACATTTAGAAGCGGAAATAAAGCCTGTTAATGACGCAATAACAGAGATGAAGTCAGAAATTCAATCGCTTCAAACTTGTCTTTCAGACCAT aaaaataaagtCAAGATCAAAGATATGAAACTGAAGAAAATGATGGACAATATTGTAGACTACGAAAATGATGTTAAAGATTGCGAAAATTCATGCAAGCAAAGAATTCAAATAGAAGAGGCCCGAGATCACGACATTGATATTGcacagaaacaaaaaaaaaaacttgatAACGATTTATTACTAATGTTGAAAGATATTGGATCTG AAGAAATTTTAGTGAAACAGCGTCAAGAAATAATATCCGacatagaaaagaaaaggaatatcATTAATATGTTAATAAGCCAAGCTTCAGAATCAAAACAAAAAGAAGACCAGCTAAACCTTGAAATTGcat cTCAAGAAGCAGAACTACAAGCTCTTAATATCGGAGCAAAACGATTACAATTGTTAAGGGAGAGAAGTGTTGATACATATAAAGCAGTGCAGTGGCTAAGGGAAAAtcgtaacaaattttcaaatatgataCATGAACCTATATTACTTAATATAAACGTGAAGGAAGCTTCCTACGCGAAGTATTTGGAAAATATCATTCCATTTCGGGACATGATAGCATTTGTTTGTGAAGATAAACAAGATATGAACATGTTGTTGCATTACTTAAGAGACGAGCAGAATTTACAAGTAAACGTTGTACATTCCGATCCTGCGAAAGATGTTTCTATGAATCCAATTGTTCCATTGCAACACATTAAACAATTTGGCTTTACTCATTACTTAGTATCGCTGATTGAAGCTCCGAGCACCATTATGAAATATTTGGTGTCTATGtataatttaaacaatataCCCATTGGAAACAATCAAGTTGATGATAACATCGATCGTATACCTAACAATATACGTTGTTACTTTAGTC aaaataatgtatatatggTAAATAGATCTAAGTACACTGGAGAAAAGTCCATCGGAATGCAACCAGTATCGGGTACAGGAATGTTATCTATTGTGTTAGATAGATCAAGAATGTTAAACATTGAAGAAAA ATTGAAAATATTACGAGAGAAGAAAAACAAGGAAAGTAATAAACTTAAACAGCTTGATGAACAAGTGCATGAACAAAATAAAGAGTTAGACAAAATAAAAGCTACCAGAAACAAATATCAGCAAGATCTTCAACAAATACAAACTCTGaaatctaaaatatatatagtgGAGAAAAAAGTTGTAGATTTACAAAATGGGCGAACCACtgttgaagaaataaaaaaatcttcTACTAAAGAAATAAAG AAAATTATGGAgaagcaaataaaaatatataaggcATACAATACTGAATTAGTAGAGTCTGTTGAATGCATTATGGACAGTGAGACAACCGACTATGTATTAACATTGCGTAATCGATCTTTGAGAGTGAAAATAAACAATTCTCAAGATTTAAGAGAGCGACTCAAGGAAGCAGAAGATAAAGTGAAGCAATTAGGCCAGGAATTACAACCTCTGAAGTATGAAgtacaaagaatatttaatcAAGCATTGCAAACTACCAATGGTATCAGTGCCTCGGACAGTGCGTTTGCAcccataaaaaagatattcaatAAATTGCCGCCAACCATAGAGGAAATTAATAATGAATTGAATATCGCGCAAGCAAAAATGTTTTGTATGGGAAATAATATAGACGGAGAAAAT ATATTACAAGAATATGAGCAAGTAGAACAAAATATAAACCAATTAAAAGATTTGATTCAGAGCAAAACACAAGAATTACAAAAAACTACACAAAATATAGAATTGTTACGAAAAGAATGGTTAACGCCTTTATCACAAAccattgaaaaaattaattctaatttcaGTATGTATTTCTCAGCAATGGATTGTGCTGGTGAGGTTGTATTGGCACAACCAGAGAATCGT ATGGAATTTGATCAGTATGGTCTCAAGATTAGGGTAAAATTCAGAAATACCGACCAATTACAAGAATTAACAAGATATCATCAAAGTGGTGGAGAAAGAGCAGTAACTACTGCTATTTATATGATTGCACTTCAGGAATTGTCAAGAGTACCATTTCGCTGTGTTGATGAAATTAATCAG GGCATGGATGCTGTAAATGAAAGAAGAGTATTTAATTTGCTTGTGAAAATGACTGGACGAGCAAATAGTTCTCAGTATTTTTTACTCACACCAAAG tTACTACCGGATTTACAATATTCAGAGACAGTGATGGTCCATTGTGTGTTCAATGGAGCGTTCATGATCAATCATACAGAATTTGATACTGAAAAGTACTGTGAGTTCATTGTTGGGGCAATAGAAAGAGAATGTACGGATGACGATTGA
- the LOC125386199 gene encoding uncharacterized protein LOC125386199, with translation MMLTAKVKECGKVKTRKTWELFRATDFESLMYPCVCTCWLLGYFPYKYQPPVYSLSKQRFAISTSIMFIFVFLLFFVIYEINIGTRINYSIPELIHGNMYAFLDGLVIVVMYLLTDARLSVIQNLSRTSCILSTKDFKDLSKLIHTKDILGSLFLAIHIPNCFKHNIFVTVRNLTNIYIMMANFSMDIFYINCVCILKDCFKKMEESIRQLKKFRINDHMSTQTFMHHEQISPLVVMKLKNLEEKHLEISDGVELLNHTFMIRITIAAITTFIVITFDIYFYIIYSYSEFPVNSKFWYKPYVMPAAFYFIKFWMMIWACETATNRAREMKTTLWDVFSATNDPFVKREVEIFSLQIMHTTNIFTAKTFDMNSSFLAKIVGGIIMYILILIQFLLNYVVCTLHM, from the exons ATGATGTTAACGGCAAAAGTCAAGGAATGTGGAAAAGTGAAGACACGTAAGACATGGGAGTTATTTAGGGCAACAGACTTCGAATCGTTGATGTACCCTTGCGTTTGCACCTGCTGGCTACTCGGATATTTTCCTTACAAGTATCAACCTCCAGTATACTCACTTTCGAAGCAACGTTTTGCCATCTCCACGTCAATAATGTTCATCTTTGTATTCTTGTTGTTTTTCGTAATCTACGAGATCAACATTGGCACGAGAATAAACTACAGCATACCAGAGTTGATTCACGGGAACATGTACGCGTTCTTAGATGGGCTCGTGATCGTGGTGATGTATTTGTTAACTGACGCTCGATTATCAGTGATTCAAAATCTGTCAAGAACCAGCTGCATATTGTCTACAAAGGATTTCAAAGATTTATCTAAATTGATTCACACAAAGGACATTTTAGGTTCTCTATTTCTGGCCATCCATATACCAAACTGTTTTAAGCACAATATTTTCGTGACAGTACGGAATCTTACCAACATATACATAAtgatggccaacttttccatGGACATATTCTACATAAATTGCGTGTGCATTTTGAAAGATTGCTTCAAGAAAATGGAAGAATCTATACGACAACTGAAGAAGTTCCGAATCAATGATCATATGTCGACGCAGACGTTTATGCATCATGAACAGATAAGTCCATTGGTGGTAATGAAGCTGAAGAATTTAGAGGAAAAACACTTGGAAATCAGCGATGGGGTGGAATTGCTGAACCATACGTTTATGATACGTATTACAATCGCAGCTATTACGACGTTCATCGTGATCACtttcgatatatatttctatataatttattccTACAGTGAATTTCCTGTAAACAGCAAGTTCTGGTACAAACCGTATGTCATGCCAGCCGCTTTCTATTTTATCAAGTTTTGGATGATGATTTGGGCGTGTGAAACAGCGACGAATCGAGCGAGAGAAATGAAGACGACACTTTGGGATGTTTTCAGTGCTACGAACGATCCATTCGTGAAACGTGAG GTGGAGATTTTTTCTCTGCAAATAATGCACACGACAAACATATTCACGGCAAAGACATTCGATATGAATTCATCATTTTTGGCAAAG ATCGTCGGAGGTATCATAATGTACATCTTGATCCTGATTCAATTTTTACTAAACTACGTTGTGTGCACTCTTCATATGTAA